From a single Actinomyces viscosus genomic region:
- a CDS encoding inorganic diphosphatase: protein MEFDVTIEIPKGNRNKYEIDHETGRIRLDRMLFTSTRYPDDYGFIDETLGEDGDPLDALVLLEEPTFPGCVIRCRALGMFRMRDEKGGDDKVLCVPSADQRASWRTDIEDVSEFHRLEIQHFFEVYKDLEPGKSVEGAHWVGREEAEEEIRQSFQREADRIAREGH from the coding sequence GTGGAGTTCGACGTCACGATTGAGATCCCCAAGGGCAACCGCAACAAGTACGAGATCGACCACGAGACCGGCCGGATCCGCCTGGACCGCATGCTCTTCACCTCCACGCGCTACCCCGACGACTACGGCTTCATCGACGAGACGCTCGGCGAGGACGGCGACCCGCTGGACGCCCTGGTCCTGCTGGAGGAGCCGACCTTCCCCGGCTGCGTCATCCGCTGCCGCGCGCTGGGCATGTTCCGCATGCGCGACGAGAAGGGCGGCGACGACAAGGTCCTGTGCGTGCCCAGCGCCGACCAGCGCGCCTCCTGGCGCACCGACATCGAGGACGTCTCGGAGTTCCACCGCCTGGAGATCCAGCACTTCTTCGAGGTCTACAAGGACCTCGAGCCCGGCAAGTCGGTCGAGGGCGCCCACTGGGTGGGCCGCGAGGAGGCCGAGGAGGAGATCCGCCAGTCCTTCCAGCGCGAGGCCGACCGCATCGCTCGCGAGGGCCACTGA